In a single window of the Ancylobacter polymorphus genome:
- a CDS encoding glutathione S-transferase family protein: protein MGLLVEGKWVDKWYDTKSTGGRFVRTTTSFRNWITADGSPGPSGEGGFPAEAGRYHLYVSLACPWAHRTLIMRALKGLEDIVSVSVVDPFMGAEGWVFADHAARRSEGATTDAVLGKQRLYEVYLAADPAYSGRVTVPVLWDKKRGTIVSNESAEIIRMLNTAFAAFTEDRHDYYPAALAGEIDALNARVYDAVNNGVYKAGFATAQDAYEEAVTALFKELDALEARLEGRDWLLGEALTEADIRLFTTLIRFDPVYVGHFKCNIRRIFDYPNLSRFVRAFYALPGVAGTVNLTHIKRHYYESHKTINPTGVVPVGPEVWWG from the coding sequence ATGGGACTGCTGGTCGAAGGCAAGTGGGTCGACAAATGGTACGACACCAAGAGCACGGGCGGGCGCTTCGTGCGCACCACGACGAGCTTCCGCAACTGGATCACGGCGGACGGCAGCCCCGGCCCTTCCGGTGAAGGCGGCTTTCCCGCCGAGGCCGGGCGTTACCATCTCTATGTCTCGCTCGCCTGCCCCTGGGCCCACCGCACCCTCATCATGCGGGCGCTGAAGGGGCTCGAAGACATCGTCTCCGTCTCGGTGGTCGATCCCTTCATGGGCGCGGAAGGCTGGGTGTTCGCCGACCACGCCGCCCGCCGGAGCGAGGGCGCCACCACCGATGCCGTGCTCGGCAAGCAGCGGCTCTACGAGGTCTATCTCGCCGCCGATCCCGCCTATTCCGGCCGCGTCACCGTGCCGGTGCTGTGGGACAAAAAGCGCGGCACCATTGTCAGCAACGAGTCGGCGGAAATCATCCGCATGCTCAACACCGCCTTCGCCGCCTTCACCGAGGACCGGCACGACTATTACCCCGCCGCCCTCGCCGGCGAGATCGACGCGCTGAACGCCCGCGTCTATGACGCGGTGAACAACGGCGTCTACAAGGCCGGCTTCGCCACCGCGCAGGACGCCTATGAGGAGGCGGTCACCGCCCTGTTCAAGGAGCTGGACGCGCTGGAAGCTCGGCTTGAGGGCCGCGACTGGCTGCTGGGCGAGGCGCTGACCGAGGCCGATATCCGCCTGTTCACCACGCTGATCCGCTTCGACCCGGTCTATGTCGGCCACTTCAAGTGCAATATCCGCCGCATCTTCGACTATCCGAACCTGTCGCGCTTCGTGCGGGCGTTCTACGCGTTGCCGGGGGTCGCGGGCACGGTGAACCTCACCCACATCAAGCGGCACTATTACGAGAGCCACAAGACCATCAACCCCACCGGCGTGGTGCCGGTGGGGCCGGAGGTGTGGTGGGGGTGA
- a CDS encoding DUF1285 domain-containing protein, producing MNSETSARIDDLVRALGNSPAQALPPVERWNPPDCGEIDIVIDREGVWHHEGRPIRRPALVRLFASVLRREGERYVLVTPVEKLGIRVEDAPFLAVAMAVEPEGAGEGAPRLIFRTNLDDVVACDRDHKLRVDIRADGEPRPYVYIRRGLWARLTRAVFLDLAERAEERVMDGRRVFGVASGGAFFALAPAEELDEEG from the coding sequence ATGAACTCAGAAACTTCCGCGCGGATTGACGATTTGGTGCGCGCGCTCGGAAACAGCCCCGCGCAAGCCCTGCCGCCGGTGGAGCGGTGGAATCCGCCCGATTGTGGCGAGATCGACATCGTGATCGACCGCGAGGGCGTGTGGCACCATGAGGGCCGGCCGATCCGCCGCCCGGCGCTGGTGCGCCTGTTCGCCTCGGTGCTGCGGCGCGAGGGCGAACGCTACGTGCTGGTGACGCCGGTGGAGAAGCTGGGCATCCGGGTGGAGGACGCGCCCTTCCTCGCCGTCGCGATGGCGGTGGAGCCGGAAGGGGCGGGGGAGGGCGCGCCGCGCCTTATCTTCCGCACCAATCTCGACGATGTCGTCGCCTGCGACCGCGACCATAAGCTGCGGGTCGACATACGGGCGGATGGCGAGCCGCGACCCTATGTCTATATCCGTCGCGGCCTGTGGGCGCGGCTGACCCGCGCCGTCTTCCTCGATCTCGCCGAGCGGGCGGAAGAGCGCGTGATGGACGGGCGGCGCGTCTTCGGCGTCGCCTCGGGCGGGGCGTTCTTCGCGCTGGCGCCCGCCGAAGAGCTGGACGAGGAGGGATGA
- a CDS encoding class I SAM-dependent methyltransferase: protein MKTDLDHATVQEAYAGWAPIYDIVFGAVFEPGRKAALQAAEKIGGRILDFGVGTGFALPAYKRSNRIVGVDISEPMLRKAHEKVAKENLTHVEGLCLMDGAHMGFADNSFDVVMAQFVITVVPHPEETLDEMARVLKPGGEIILVNHLGAEDGPRAAFERWFARRARKLGWRPEFQFARLHNWAVRNGTVDLPVKRDVALGMYTMVRFRKRTEAEMASAHESVALVG, encoded by the coding sequence ATGAAGACCGATCTCGATCACGCCACCGTTCAAGAGGCCTATGCCGGCTGGGCGCCGATTTACGATATCGTCTTCGGCGCGGTGTTCGAGCCCGGCCGCAAGGCGGCGCTGCAGGCGGCGGAAAAGATCGGCGGGCGGATCCTCGATTTCGGTGTCGGCACCGGCTTCGCCCTGCCGGCCTATAAGCGCAGCAACCGCATCGTCGGCGTCGACATTTCCGAGCCCATGCTGCGCAAGGCGCATGAGAAGGTGGCGAAGGAAAACCTCACCCATGTCGAGGGCCTTTGCCTGATGGACGGCGCCCATATGGGTTTTGCCGACAATTCCTTCGACGTGGTGATGGCGCAGTTCGTCATCACCGTGGTGCCGCACCCCGAGGAGACGCTGGACGAGATGGCCCGCGTGCTGAAGCCCGGCGGCGAGATCATTCTGGTGAACCATCTCGGCGCCGAGGACGGCCCGCGCGCCGCTTTCGAGCGCTGGTTCGCCCGCCGCGCCCGCAAGCTCGGCTGGCGCCCGGAATTCCAGTTCGCCCGGCTGCACAATTGGGCGGTGCGCAACGGCACGGTGGATTTGCCCGTTAAGCGCGACGTGGCGCTCGGCATGTACACCATGGTGCGCTTCCGCAAGCGCACCGAGGCGGAGATGGCCTCCGCCCACGAGAGCGTGGCGCTGGTCGGCTGA
- a CDS encoding alpha/beta hydrolase, translating to MALFSRRRGIAAPFALFFSLLALAIAAPARAQEAGAVTVAGGVRYEFLERWDVARLNEVLNKQIPAFAGISVSYTPAKNAVKLYRVTYPSLIPERGNRPTVATGLIAIPDLPGSRFPLVSYQHGTVYGKQEVPSFIAQSPETALMVAQFAGQGYVVIGADYFGLGLSTEPEGYMVKASHQQATADMLAASRQVLAALKIDTPKLYLAGWSQGGFVTMALLEKLEAEGVKVDAAATASAPVDIYVALSGFLDFPRPNDASWVTSLFILSSFSFENYYGVPGLARALLTDETYEIARKAYAREPYDPAAIPTDLKKLIRPAYFDPQFFAESAYGRLVKATTAYRWVIKSPVRNYYGEADEVITPGLGQLAQTYQRAMGTGNPAVEAVSTGKTTHRGTFATAVPQWKAWFDGK from the coding sequence ATGGCCCTGTTCTCCCGCCGTCGCGGCATCGCCGCGCCTTTCGCCCTGTTCTTCAGCCTGCTCGCCCTTGCCATCGCCGCCCCGGCGCGGGCGCAGGAGGCCGGCGCCGTCACTGTGGCCGGCGGCGTGCGTTATGAATTTCTCGAACGCTGGGATGTCGCGCGCCTGAACGAGGTGCTCAACAAGCAGATTCCGGCCTTTGCCGGCATTAGCGTCAGCTACACGCCTGCGAAGAACGCGGTGAAGCTCTATCGCGTCACCTATCCCAGCCTCATTCCCGAACGCGGTAACCGGCCGACCGTGGCCACGGGGCTGATCGCCATTCCCGATCTGCCCGGCAGCCGCTTCCCGCTGGTGTCCTACCAGCACGGCACGGTGTACGGGAAACAGGAGGTGCCGTCCTTCATCGCCCAGTCGCCGGAGACGGCGCTGATGGTCGCCCAGTTCGCCGGGCAGGGCTATGTGGTGATCGGCGCCGATTATTTCGGCCTCGGCCTCTCCACCGAGCCGGAGGGCTATATGGTGAAGGCGAGTCACCAGCAGGCCACCGCCGACATGCTCGCCGCCAGCCGGCAGGTACTGGCGGCGCTGAAGATCGACACGCCGAAGCTCTATCTCGCCGGGTGGTCGCAGGGCGGCTTCGTCACCATGGCGCTCTTGGAAAAGCTGGAGGCGGAGGGCGTGAAGGTGGACGCCGCCGCCACCGCCAGCGCGCCGGTGGACATCTATGTCGCGCTGAGCGGGTTTCTCGACTTTCCCCGCCCCAATGACGCGTCATGGGTGACCTCGCTGTTCATCCTCTCCTCTTTCTCGTTCGAGAATTACTATGGCGTGCCGGGGCTGGCGCGGGCGCTGCTGACGGACGAGACCTATGAGATCGCCCGCAAGGCCTATGCGCGCGAGCCCTATGACCCCGCCGCCATTCCCACCGACCTCAAGAAGCTGATCCGCCCGGCCTATTTCGACCCGCAGTTCTTTGCCGAGTCGGCCTATGGGCGGCTGGTCAAGGCGACCACCGCCTATCGCTGGGTCATCAAGTCGCCGGTGCGGAATTACTACGGCGAGGCCGACGAGGTGATCACCCCCGGCCTCGGCCAGCTGGCGCAGACCTATCAGCGGGCGATGGGCACGGGCAACCCGGCGGTGGAGGCGGTCTCGACCGGCAAGACCACCCATCGCGGCACCTTCGCCACCGCCGTGCCGCAGTGGAAGGCGTGGTTCGACGGGAAGTGA
- a CDS encoding GNAT family N-acetyltransferase: MTELSISLLPETPADDAAIERLIARTFGPGRYARTAFRLREGNPHRRDLSFTASIGTMLVGSVRLTPIVIGELPALLLGPLTVEPPFRSHGIGRRLVERALDAAKAVLAQGDGAARLVLLVGDEPYYGRMGFQRVPRGQVSLPGPVDPARVLVCPLDATPLDEVRGAVRKAFAPAALQESA; the protein is encoded by the coding sequence ATGACCGAGCTTTCCATTTCCCTGCTGCCCGAAACCCCCGCCGACGATGCCGCCATCGAGCGGCTGATCGCCCGCACCTTCGGCCCCGGCCGCTATGCCCGCACCGCCTTCCGGCTGCGCGAGGGCAATCCGCACCGGCGCGACCTCTCCTTCACCGCTTCCATCGGCACCATGCTGGTCGGCTCGGTGCGGCTGACGCCGATCGTCATCGGCGAACTGCCGGCGCTGCTGCTCGGGCCGCTGACGGTGGAACCGCCCTTCCGCTCGCACGGCATCGGCCGGCGGCTGGTGGAACGGGCGCTGGACGCGGCGAAGGCGGTGCTGGCGCAGGGCGACGGCGCGGCGCGGCTGGTGCTGCTGGTGGGCGACGAGCCCTATTATGGCCGCATGGGCTTTCAGCGCGTGCCGCGCGGGCAGGTGAGCCTGCCCGGCCCGGTTGACCCGGCGCGGGTGCTGGTGTGCCCGCTCGACGCCACGCCGCTGGACGAGGTGCGCGGCGCCGTGCGCAAGGCCTTCGCCCCGGCGGCGCTTCAGGAAAGCGCGTAG
- a CDS encoding DUF2188 domain-containing protein: MSTKSQHVAPRGDKWIVRTTGAGRASATFATQQEAVARARSIAKERGTELYIHGTDGRIRERLSYGKDPFPPKG; this comes from the coding sequence ATGTCGACGAAATCGCAACATGTCGCGCCGCGTGGCGACAAATGGATCGTCCGGACGACGGGTGCCGGCCGCGCCAGTGCGACATTCGCCACCCAACAGGAAGCCGTTGCGCGCGCACGCTCGATTGCCAAGGAGCGCGGCACCGAGCTTTACATTCACGGCACCGATGGCCGCATTCGCGAGCGCTTGTCCTACGGCAAGGATCCCTTCCCGCCCAAAGGGTGA
- a CDS encoding dihydrofolate reductase family protein: MTRIYGFIAASLDGYIADRNGGLDWLTPFDDVDSGYHAFIAEIGTVVMGRATYEAIMAMPGGWPYAGRRGLIVTSRPLDDAPAGVAAWTEGVPALIDHVRTNGDGAAWVVGGGGLQAAFIAADALDRLDLFVIPVLLGGGIPLFPPGATPARRLQLEDTERYANGMARLRYALS, from the coding sequence ATGACCCGCATCTATGGCTTCATCGCCGCCAGCCTTGATGGCTACATCGCCGACCGTAATGGCGGCCTCGACTGGCTCACCCCGTTCGACGATGTCGATTCCGGCTATCACGCCTTCATTGCCGAAATCGGCACGGTGGTGATGGGCCGCGCGACCTATGAGGCGATCATGGCCATGCCGGGCGGCTGGCCCTATGCCGGACGGCGCGGGCTCATCGTCACCTCGCGCCCGCTCGACGACGCCCCTGCCGGCGTTGCCGCCTGGACGGAAGGCGTCCCGGCGCTCATCGACCATGTGCGGACGAACGGAGACGGCGCCGCGTGGGTGGTCGGCGGCGGCGGGCTGCAGGCGGCCTTCATCGCCGCCGACGCCCTCGACCGGCTGGACCTGTTCGTGATCCCCGTGCTGCTCGGGGGCGGCATTCCGCTGTTTCCGCCGGGCGCAACGCCGGCCCGGCGGCTGCAGCTTGAAGACACCGAACGCTACGCCAATGGCATGGCGCGCCTGCGCTACGCGCTTTCCTGA
- a CDS encoding AAA family ATPase codes for MTSATGENFESLDDMIIRTAESTAANVRAARAGIGAVIFGQEAVVERTLITLLSGGHGLLVGVPGLAKTKLVETLGVVLGLDARRVQFTPDLMPSDILGAEVLEESAGGRRSFRFIPGPVFAQLLMADEINRASPRTQSALLQSMQEGHVTVAGVRHDLPKPFHVLATQNPLEQEGTYPLPEAQLDRFLMEIDVDYPDRESERKILFDTTSAEETKPRAVMTADELAAAQRLVRRLPVGESVVEAILTLVRSARPGSEAGDLSKFIAWGPGPRASQSLMLAVRARALLDGRYAPSVDDVVALAEPVLKHRMALTFAARADGETVPGVIAKLAKRIG; via the coding sequence ATGACATCCGCCACCGGCGAGAATTTCGAATCCCTCGATGACATGATCATCCGCACGGCGGAATCCACCGCCGCCAATGTCCGCGCCGCCCGGGCCGGCATCGGCGCGGTGATTTTCGGCCAGGAAGCGGTGGTCGAGCGCACGCTCATCACCCTGCTGTCCGGCGGCCACGGCCTCTTGGTCGGCGTGCCGGGCCTTGCCAAGACCAAGCTGGTGGAAACGCTCGGCGTGGTGCTGGGGCTCGACGCCCGGCGCGTGCAGTTCACGCCCGACCTCATGCCCTCCGACATTCTCGGCGCCGAGGTGCTGGAGGAAAGCGCCGGCGGGCGGCGTTCCTTCCGCTTCATTCCCGGCCCGGTCTTCGCCCAGCTCCTGATGGCGGACGAGATCAACCGCGCCTCGCCGCGCACCCAGTCGGCGCTGCTGCAGTCGATGCAGGAGGGCCATGTCACGGTCGCCGGCGTGCGCCATGATCTGCCGAAGCCCTTCCATGTGCTGGCGACGCAGAACCCGCTGGAGCAGGAGGGCACCTATCCCCTGCCCGAAGCCCAGCTCGACCGCTTCCTCATGGAAATCGATGTCGATTACCCCGACCGTGAGTCCGAGCGGAAAATCCTGTTCGACACCACAAGCGCGGAAGAGACCAAGCCGCGCGCGGTGATGACGGCGGACGAACTCGCCGCCGCCCAGCGTCTGGTGCGCCGCCTCCCCGTGGGCGAATCCGTAGTCGAGGCCATCCTCACCTTGGTCCGCTCCGCCCGTCCGGGGTCGGAGGCGGGCGACCTCTCGAAGTTCATCGCCTGGGGCCCCGGCCCGCGCGCCTCGCAGTCGCTGATGCTGGCGGTGCGCGCCCGCGCGCTGCTGGACGGGCGCTACGCCCCGTCGGTGGACGATGTGGTGGCGCTGGCCGAACCCGTGCTCAAGCACCGCATGGCGCTCACCTTCGCCGCCCGCGCCGATGGCGAGACGGTGCCGGGCGTGATCGCCAAGCTGGCGAAGCGGATCGGCTGA
- a CDS encoding DUF58 domain-containing protein yields MEFDADTAVRGAAQDAAGLVAAMPRLVLEARRIAASVYHGLHGRRRAGTGENFWQYRRFNDGEPSARVDWRRSARDDHLYVREREWEAAHTVWIWPDLSASMVFASPLVWETKRDRALVLAFALADLLVRGGERVGIPGVMRPSASRRIVEKMAESLIHAASLPQSLPPAFAPSPLAEVVLLGDLWSPTREVVASLGGLSSSGANGHVVQVCDPAEETFPYSGRVEFREPESGATLTIGRAETVRAEYVARVAAHRDAIRREAERHRWSFLVHRTDRPASEVLLALHARMSGGLGAVPPREGAADETGHVSGHLA; encoded by the coding sequence GTGGAATTCGACGCCGATACCGCCGTGCGAGGCGCCGCGCAGGACGCGGCCGGCCTTGTCGCGGCCATGCCCCGGCTGGTGCTGGAAGCGCGCCGCATCGCCGCCAGTGTTTATCACGGCCTGCACGGGCGCCGCCGCGCCGGCACGGGCGAGAATTTCTGGCAGTACCGCCGCTTCAACGATGGCGAGCCCTCGGCCCGCGTCGACTGGCGCCGCTCCGCCCGGGACGATCATCTCTATGTCCGCGAGCGCGAATGGGAAGCCGCGCACACGGTGTGGATCTGGCCGGACCTCTCCGCCTCCATGGTGTTTGCCTCGCCGCTGGTGTGGGAGACCAAGCGCGACCGCGCGCTCGTGCTCGCCTTCGCCCTGGCGGACCTGCTGGTGCGGGGTGGCGAGCGGGTCGGCATTCCCGGCGTGATGCGCCCTTCCGCCTCGCGCCGCATCGTCGAGAAGATGGCGGAATCGCTCATCCACGCCGCCAGCCTGCCGCAAAGCCTGCCGCCCGCCTTCGCTCCCTCGCCGCTGGCGGAAGTGGTGCTGCTCGGCGACCTGTGGAGCCCGACGCGGGAGGTGGTGGCGAGCCTTGGCGGCCTCTCCTCCTCCGGCGCCAACGGCCATGTGGTGCAGGTGTGCGATCCGGCGGAAGAGACCTTCCCCTATTCCGGCCGCGTCGAATTCCGCGAGCCGGAAAGCGGCGCCACGCTGACCATCGGCCGGGCCGAGACGGTGCGGGCGGAGTATGTCGCCCGCGTCGCGGCCCATCGCGACGCCATTCGCCGCGAGGCCGAGCGCCACCGCTGGAGCTTCCTCGTCCACCGCACCGACCGGCCGGCGAGCGAGGTGCTGCTGGCGCTGCATGCGCGCATGAGCGGCGGCCTTGGCGCCGTGCCGCCGCGCGAGGGCGCCGCTGACGAGACGGGGCATGTTTCGGGGCATCTGGCATGA
- a CDS encoding DUF4159 domain-containing protein, with protein MTGLFGLPLAFATPLLLTALAALPLLWFLLRLVPPRPRKLAFAPMRLLLDIPPKEETPARTPWWLTVLRLLLAALIILAAAGPIWNPPVAGPASSGPVVLLIDSGWPAAAGWSARLASAEGVVADADLEGRGVILIPTGEPPLEPRVISPREARERLRTLAPAAFVPDRAPAFASLAKALAAAPEASVIYLSDGVALDSAGTAPADLAAIIGNRPLTTLVDGVTEPLALAAADNAVDALTVKVLRAGRESAPRAGMVRAYDMRGLPLGEAPFAFTAGAGESEARFDLPVEIRNEVARLDIRDEASAGAVQLLDKRWRRRTVGVVSGVAADQRQPLLAPSYYLTRALAPFADIRTAEGTSTAEAVDRFIEQKLPVIILSDVGTLPAQTQARLARWVEGGGVLIRFAGPRLANGSDELVPVTLRRGGRVLGGSLSWEQPQALGGFSAEGPFRDVAVPNDITVNRQVLAEPDGLLASRTWATLTDGTPLVTGERRGAGTLVLFHVTADTSWSNLPISGAFVEMLRRVVALGGATASEAATDATGGPVLSGETLAPTRLLDGFGAFRPTLPTAKAIPVGYRGRASADHPPGFYGPPDGLVAVNALLPRDRLVALDLSSLGRLEPYRDAAPRDLRAPLLVALLALLLVDAMIVFLLAGGASRLTSRRTAGGAAALLLALGLATGAPGDAHAQPKPMTPPLAQSAQAPAPAAAPDKPMTPGEIDFALQATNSTRLAYVVTGDAETDAVSRAGLKGLTDFLGERTALEAGEPMGVDVARDELSFFPLIYWPIVPGAERPSPQTLARVDAFMKQGGTVIFDTRDAETTLPGSNGAGSPANATLRAILEGLDIPELEPVPRDHVLTKAFYLLRDFPGRFTGGTTWVEALPAADEAEERPARAGDGVSPVVITSNDLAGAWAVDEYGQPLLPVSDGGPRQRELAFRAGANLVMYVLTGNYKADQVHVPALLERLGQ; from the coding sequence ATGACCGGACTTTTCGGGCTGCCCCTCGCCTTCGCCACCCCGCTGCTGCTGACCGCGCTCGCCGCCCTGCCGCTGCTCTGGTTCCTGCTGCGCCTCGTGCCGCCGCGTCCGCGCAAGCTCGCCTTCGCGCCAATGCGCCTGCTGCTCGACATTCCGCCAAAGGAAGAAACCCCGGCCCGCACGCCGTGGTGGCTCACCGTGCTGCGGCTCCTGCTGGCCGCGCTCATCATCCTTGCCGCCGCCGGGCCGATCTGGAATCCGCCCGTCGCCGGCCCGGCCTCGTCCGGCCCGGTGGTGCTGCTCATCGATTCCGGTTGGCCCGCCGCCGCCGGCTGGTCTGCGCGCCTCGCCAGCGCCGAGGGCGTGGTCGCCGATGCCGATCTCGAAGGGCGCGGCGTCATCCTCATCCCCACCGGCGAGCCGCCGCTGGAGCCCCGCGTGATCTCCCCGCGCGAGGCGCGCGAGCGGCTGCGCACGCTCGCCCCCGCGGCCTTCGTGCCCGACCGCGCCCCGGCTTTCGCCAGCCTGGCCAAGGCGCTCGCCGCCGCGCCGGAGGCGAGCGTGATCTATCTCTCCGACGGCGTCGCCCTCGACAGCGCCGGCACCGCCCCGGCCGATCTCGCCGCCATCATTGGCAACCGGCCGCTCACCACGCTGGTCGATGGCGTCACCGAGCCGCTGGCGCTGGCGGCGGCCGACAATGCGGTGGACGCGCTCACCGTGAAGGTGCTGCGCGCCGGCCGCGAGAGCGCACCTCGCGCCGGCATGGTGCGCGCCTATGACATGCGCGGCCTGCCGCTGGGCGAGGCGCCCTTCGCCTTCACCGCCGGCGCCGGCGAGAGCGAGGCCCGCTTCGACCTGCCGGTGGAAATCCGCAACGAGGTGGCACGGCTCGACATTCGCGACGAGGCCTCTGCCGGCGCGGTGCAGCTGCTCGACAAGCGCTGGCGCCGCCGCACCGTCGGCGTGGTCTCCGGCGTCGCCGCCGACCAGCGCCAGCCCTTGCTCGCGCCGTCCTATTACCTCACGCGGGCGCTCGCCCCCTTCGCCGATATCCGCACCGCCGAGGGCACCTCCACTGCCGAGGCGGTGGACCGCTTCATCGAGCAGAAGCTGCCGGTGATCATTCTCTCCGATGTCGGTACCCTGCCGGCGCAGACGCAGGCCCGCCTCGCCCGCTGGGTGGAGGGCGGCGGCGTGCTCATCCGCTTCGCCGGCCCGCGCCTCGCCAATGGCTCGGACGAGCTGGTGCCGGTGACGCTGCGGCGCGGCGGGCGCGTGCTCGGCGGCTCGCTGTCCTGGGAACAGCCGCAGGCGCTCGGCGGCTTTTCGGCCGAAGGCCCGTTCCGCGACGTGGCGGTTCCGAACGACATCACCGTAAACCGCCAGGTGCTGGCCGAACCCGACGGGCTGTTGGCCTCCCGCACCTGGGCGACGCTCACCGATGGCACGCCGCTCGTCACCGGCGAGCGGCGCGGCGCCGGCACGCTGGTGCTGTTCCACGTCACCGCCGACACGTCGTGGTCGAACCTGCCGATCTCGGGCGCCTTCGTGGAAATGCTGCGCCGGGTGGTGGCGCTGGGCGGTGCCACCGCCAGCGAAGCCGCGACGGATGCCACCGGCGGGCCGGTGCTGAGTGGCGAGACGCTCGCCCCCACCCGGCTGCTCGACGGCTTCGGCGCCTTCCGCCCGACCCTGCCCACCGCCAAGGCGATTCCCGTCGGCTATCGCGGCCGCGCCAGCGCCGACCATCCGCCGGGCTTCTACGGCCCGCCGGACGGGCTGGTGGCGGTCAACGCCCTGTTGCCGCGCGACCGGCTGGTGGCGCTGGACCTCTCAAGCCTCGGCCGGCTGGAGCCCTACCGCGACGCCGCCCCGCGCGATTTGCGCGCGCCGCTCTTGGTGGCGCTGCTGGCCCTCCTTCTGGTCGACGCCATGATCGTGTTCCTGCTCGCCGGCGGCGCCTCCCGCCTCACCTCCCGTCGGACGGCCGGGGGTGCGGCCGCGCTGTTGCTGGCGCTCGGCCTCGCCACCGGCGCGCCGGGCGACGCCCATGCCCAGCCCAAGCCCATGACCCCGCCGCTCGCCCAGAGCGCGCAGGCTCCTGCACCGGCCGCCGCGCCGGACAAGCCGATGACGCCGGGCGAGATCGATTTCGCGCTGCAGGCGACCAATTCCACCCGCCTCGCCTATGTCGTCACCGGCGATGCCGAGACCGACGCGGTCAGCCGCGCCGGGCTGAAGGGGCTCACCGATTTCCTCGGTGAGCGCACCGCGCTGGAAGCCGGCGAGCCGATGGGCGTCGACGTCGCGCGCGACGAGCTCTCCTTCTTCCCGCTGATCTACTGGCCGATCGTGCCCGGCGCCGAGCGCCCGAGCCCGCAGACGCTGGCGCGCGTCGACGCCTTCATGAAGCAGGGCGGCACCGTCATCTTCGACACGCGCGACGCCGAGACCACGTTGCCCGGCTCCAACGGCGCCGGTTCGCCCGCCAATGCGACGCTGCGCGCCATTCTGGAGGGGCTCGACATTCCCGAGCTGGAGCCGGTGCCGCGCGACCATGTGCTGACCAAGGCGTTCTATCTGCTGCGCGATTTCCCCGGCCGCTTCACCGGCGGCACCACCTGGGTGGAAGCGCTGCCCGCCGCCGACGAGGCGGAGGAACGCCCGGCCCGCGCCGGCGACGGCGTGTCGCCGGTCGTCATCACCTCCAACGACCTCGCCGGCGCCTGGGCGGTGGACGAATACGGCCAGCCCCTGCTCCCGGTCTCCGATGGCGGCCCGCGCCAGCGCGAACTCGCCTTCCGCGCCGGCGCCAACCTCGTCATGTATGTGCTCACCGGCAACTACAAGGCCGATCAGGTGCATGTGCCGGCGCTGCTGGAAAGGCTGGGGCAGTGA
- a CDS encoding GNAT family N-acetyltransferase yields the protein MTAPDIRPLGPDTATIDALAALLIETVAGGGSVGFMHPVAPEKAAAFARASLEAAARGERIVFGAFVDGTLASTVTLLLALPENQPHRAEIAKMMTAPAFRGRGLARALLIEAERQATLRGRTLLVLDTAEEEGAAGLYEKAGFTRVGAIPDFALKPHGGLTATLLYVKRLAPAG from the coding sequence ATGACCGCGCCCGACATCCGCCCCCTCGGCCCCGACACCGCCACCATCGACGCTCTCGCCGCCCTGCTCATCGAGACGGTGGCGGGGGGCGGCTCGGTCGGCTTCATGCATCCCGTGGCGCCGGAAAAAGCCGCCGCCTTCGCCCGCGCCAGCCTGGAAGCGGCGGCGCGCGGGGAACGCATCGTGTTCGGCGCCTTCGTCGACGGCACGCTCGCCAGCACCGTGACGCTGCTGCTCGCTCTGCCGGAGAACCAGCCGCACCGCGCCGAGATCGCCAAGATGATGACCGCGCCTGCCTTTCGCGGCCGGGGCCTGGCCCGCGCGCTGCTGATTGAGGCCGAGCGGCAGGCCACCCTGCGCGGCCGCACCCTGCTGGTGCTCGACACCGCCGAAGAGGAAGGCGCCGCCGGGCTCTATGAGAAAGCCGGCTTCACACGCGTCGGCGCCATCCCGGATTTCGCACTGAAGCCGCATGGCGGGCTGACCGCGACGCTGCTCTATGTGAAGCGCCTCGCCCCGGCCGGCTGA